A single Triticum dicoccoides isolate Atlit2015 ecotype Zavitan chromosome 2A, WEW_v2.0, whole genome shotgun sequence DNA region contains:
- the LOC119353194 gene encoding NACHT, LRR and PYD domains-containing protein 4C-like isoform X1, giving the protein MAAVRAKAAPPTLLSLCLQAVAAHLTADAAGAGRSGGCSAHFDGFVQEHEEEGGGGHLAPEQVAEALPWELLHQLASSLPPFALELLHHGAHARCCSSTSLTDRFGKADGNRRGTKRSRCEDFNTAWQALFESRWPLHDNTGHDDLVTVDWQQQYWEKHLQECLDEAAEAALLPSFRGSIGELSMSDKIMSSVYLSENISQQYSRLSYQWTILGSYARCLRFQNVLCTAEVCDMLQHSRLEILVFVRIISEHEVNGVCLLLSCHAKTLLSLEFIHCQLYPAVMDKVCTSLCQPGSQNYKIQSISIKSSPISESKSLTTSAGLLNFLSYAKCLQLLSFNDAKMQPSFAKMIIRTLLEFSSGLQTLDMSENNFAGWFSTVDRSSTSLSSALKSNTSLNSLTVLNLKGNNLQEGDMEDVCKILAKMSSLISLDISDNPITDEGIRYLIPFLELALQRGNPLRRLRAENCDLSSFGVTKLLDCLASINKPLDMLSIADNHLGSSVAATLVKFLGSHVRELNVEDIGLGPIGFQILEEALPRKVKLSHINISKNRGGIGTAHFISRLILQAPNLVSVDAGSNLLPPESLEVICNALKQTTCNLTRLDLMGNLQLSSDIFPAVFEFKKRGKPILLVPLQQGSCAPYDADP; this is encoded by the exons ATGGCTGCTGTCCGCGCGAAGGCGGCGCCGCCCACTCTGCTGTCGCTGTGCTTGCAGGCGGTCGCCGCGCATCTCACCGCCGACGCAGCCGGCGCGGGTCGATCTGGTGGGTGCAGCGCTCATTTCGACGGGTTCGTCCAGGAGCACGAGGAGGAGGGGGGTGGCGGCCACCTCGCGCCGGAGCAGGTCGCGGAGGCGCTGCCTTGGGAGCTTCTCCACCAGCTGGCGTCTTCTCTGCCGCCGTTCGCTCTCGAACTGCTCCATCACGGCGCCCATGCCCG ATGCTGCTCTTCCACTTCCCTTACGGATCGATTCGGAAAGGCCGACGGCAATAGACGTGGGACTAAACGTTCAAG GTGTGAGGACTTCAACACTGCATGGCAGGCATTGTTCGAATCTCGCTGGCCCCTCCATGATAACACTGGACATGATGACTTGGTCACTGTAGATTGGCAGCAGCAATACTGGGAAAAGCATTTGCAAGA GTGCCTGGACGAAGCTGCAGAGGCTGCGTTGCTTCCTTCATTTCGTGGGAGTATTGGTGAGCTAAGTATGTCAG ATAAAATAATGAGTTCTGTTTACCTCAGTGAGAACATATCTCAGCAGTATTCAAGACTGTCATATCAATGGACTATACTTGGATCCTATGCAAG GTGCTTGAGATTTCAAAATGTGCTTTGCACGGCTGAAGTTTGT GACATGTTGCAACATAGCAGGCTAGAAATTTTGGTGTTCGTAAGAATCATATCAGAGCATGAG GTTAATGGTGTATGCCTGCTTCTGAGCTGCCATGCAAAGACATTGTTATCTCTTGAATTTATCCACTGCCAGCTTTATCCTGCAGTAATGGATAAAGTTTGCACAAGTCTCTGCCAGCCAGGATCCCAGAACTATAAGATTCAGTCCATTAGTATTAAATCCTCTCCCATTAGTGAAAGCAAGTCTCTAACCACCTCTGCTGGTCTATTAAATTTTCTGTCATATGCAAA GTGTCTGCAGTTGCTGTCATTTAACGATGCTAAGATGCAGCCATCATTTGCTAAGATGATTATTCGTACTCTCCTTGAATTTTCCTCTGGTTTACAAACGCTTGACATGTCAGAAAACAAT TTTGCAGGCTGGTTTTCTACTGTAGATAGAAGTTCTACGAGTTTATCATCAGCGCTGAAGTCAAATACATCCTTGAACTCCTTGACTGTTCTTAACCTAAA GGGAAACAATTTGCAGGAGGGTGACATGGAGGATGTATGCAAAATTCTAGCAAAGATGTCTAGTTTGATTAGTTTAGATATAAGCGACAACCCAATCACTGATGAGGGTATCAG GTACCTTATTCCTTTCCTTGAATTGGCTCTTCAAAGGGGGAATCCACTCCGGAGATTAAGAGCAGAGAACTGTGATTTGTCCAGTTTTGGTGTGACTAAACTTCTTGACTGCCTCGCATCGATTAATAAACCACTTGATATGCTGTCTATAGCAGATAATCATCTTGGGAG CTCTGTGGCAGCTACATTGGTGAAATTCCTGGGTTCACATGTAAGGGAGTTAAATGTTGAAGACATCGGCCTAGGACCAATAGGCTTCCAAATACTTGAGGAAGCATTGCCAAGGAAAGTAAAACTCTCCCACATCAACATCAG TAAGAACCGCGGTGGGATAGGAACTGCGCACTTCATCTCCAGGCTGATACTGCAAGCGCCAAACCTTGTATCAGTCGATGCAGGATCTAACCTTCTACCTCCTGAATCATTGGAAGTGATTTGTAATGCATTGAAGCAAACAACAT GTAACTTGACGCGACTAGACCTGATGGGCAACCTGCAATTGTCGAGTGACATCTTTCCTGCAGTGTTTGAGTTCAAGAAGCGCGGAAAGCCAATCCTGCTTGTTCCATTGCAGCAAGGTAGCTGTGCTCCCTACGATGCCGACCCGTAA
- the LOC119353194 gene encoding uncharacterized protein LOC119353194 isoform X2, translated as MAAVRAKAAPPTLLSLCLQAVAAHLTADAAGAGRSGGCSAHFDGFVQEHEEEGGGGHLAPEQVAEALPWELLHQLASSLPPFALELLHHGAHARCCSSTSLTDRFGKADGNRRGTKRSRCEDFNTAWQALFESRWPLHDNTGHDDLVTVDWQQQYWEKHLQECLDEAAEAALLPSFRGSIGELSMSDKIMSSVYLSENISQQYSRLSYQWTILGSYARCLRFQNVLCTAEVCDMLQHSRLEILVFVRIISEHEVNGVCLLLSCHAKTLLSLEFIHCQLYPAVMDKVCTSLCQPGSQNYKIQSISIKSSPISESKSLTTSAGLLNFLSYAKYLIPFLELALQRGNPLRRLRAENCDLSSFGVTKLLDCLASINKPLDMLSIADNHLGSSVAATLVKFLGSHVRELNVEDIGLGPIGFQILEEALPRKVKLSHINISKNRGGIGTAHFISRLILQAPNLVSVDAGSNLLPPESLEVICNALKQTTCNLTRLDLMGNLQLSSDIFPAVFEFKKRGKPILLVPLQQGSCAPYDADP; from the exons ATGGCTGCTGTCCGCGCGAAGGCGGCGCCGCCCACTCTGCTGTCGCTGTGCTTGCAGGCGGTCGCCGCGCATCTCACCGCCGACGCAGCCGGCGCGGGTCGATCTGGTGGGTGCAGCGCTCATTTCGACGGGTTCGTCCAGGAGCACGAGGAGGAGGGGGGTGGCGGCCACCTCGCGCCGGAGCAGGTCGCGGAGGCGCTGCCTTGGGAGCTTCTCCACCAGCTGGCGTCTTCTCTGCCGCCGTTCGCTCTCGAACTGCTCCATCACGGCGCCCATGCCCG ATGCTGCTCTTCCACTTCCCTTACGGATCGATTCGGAAAGGCCGACGGCAATAGACGTGGGACTAAACGTTCAAG GTGTGAGGACTTCAACACTGCATGGCAGGCATTGTTCGAATCTCGCTGGCCCCTCCATGATAACACTGGACATGATGACTTGGTCACTGTAGATTGGCAGCAGCAATACTGGGAAAAGCATTTGCAAGA GTGCCTGGACGAAGCTGCAGAGGCTGCGTTGCTTCCTTCATTTCGTGGGAGTATTGGTGAGCTAAGTATGTCAG ATAAAATAATGAGTTCTGTTTACCTCAGTGAGAACATATCTCAGCAGTATTCAAGACTGTCATATCAATGGACTATACTTGGATCCTATGCAAG GTGCTTGAGATTTCAAAATGTGCTTTGCACGGCTGAAGTTTGT GACATGTTGCAACATAGCAGGCTAGAAATTTTGGTGTTCGTAAGAATCATATCAGAGCATGAG GTTAATGGTGTATGCCTGCTTCTGAGCTGCCATGCAAAGACATTGTTATCTCTTGAATTTATCCACTGCCAGCTTTATCCTGCAGTAATGGATAAAGTTTGCACAAGTCTCTGCCAGCCAGGATCCCAGAACTATAAGATTCAGTCCATTAGTATTAAATCCTCTCCCATTAGTGAAAGCAAGTCTCTAACCACCTCTGCTGGTCTATTAAATTTTCTGTCATATGCAAA GTACCTTATTCCTTTCCTTGAATTGGCTCTTCAAAGGGGGAATCCACTCCGGAGATTAAGAGCAGAGAACTGTGATTTGTCCAGTTTTGGTGTGACTAAACTTCTTGACTGCCTCGCATCGATTAATAAACCACTTGATATGCTGTCTATAGCAGATAATCATCTTGGGAG CTCTGTGGCAGCTACATTGGTGAAATTCCTGGGTTCACATGTAAGGGAGTTAAATGTTGAAGACATCGGCCTAGGACCAATAGGCTTCCAAATACTTGAGGAAGCATTGCCAAGGAAAGTAAAACTCTCCCACATCAACATCAG TAAGAACCGCGGTGGGATAGGAACTGCGCACTTCATCTCCAGGCTGATACTGCAAGCGCCAAACCTTGTATCAGTCGATGCAGGATCTAACCTTCTACCTCCTGAATCATTGGAAGTGATTTGTAATGCATTGAAGCAAACAACAT GTAACTTGACGCGACTAGACCTGATGGGCAACCTGCAATTGTCGAGTGACATCTTTCCTGCAGTGTTTGAGTTCAAGAAGCGCGGAAAGCCAATCCTGCTTGTTCCATTGCAGCAAGGTAGCTGTGCTCCCTACGATGCCGACCCGTAA